The Arachis hypogaea cultivar Tifrunner chromosome 14, arahy.Tifrunner.gnm2.J5K5, whole genome shotgun sequence genome has a segment encoding these proteins:
- the LOC112743808 gene encoding cationic peroxidase 1-like isoform X1 — MSIHKLVQYFLLLFLFIGTIVSAQLSSDFYSTTCPNVLSTIKTQVDSAVNNEPRMGASLLRLHFHDCFVQGCDASVLLDDTSNFTGEKTAGPNANSIRGFEVIDTIKSQVESLCPGVVSCADILAVAARDSVVALGGPSWTVQLGRRDSTTASLSSANSDLPGFSFDLSQLITAFSNKGFTTQEMVALSGAHTIGEARCVTFRQRIYNESNIDSSYATSLQANCPSVGDDSNLSPIDTTTPTTFDNAYFKNLQSQKGLFHSDQQLFNGGSTDSQVTSYGSDAQSFATDFANAMLKMGNLSPLTGTTGQIRTNCAKIN; from the exons ATGTCCATTCACAAACTTGTTCAATACTTTCTCTTATTATTCTTGTTTATAGGGACAATAGTGTCAGCTCAATTGTCCTCTGATTTTTACTCAACAACATGTCCAAATGTTCTTTCCACCATTAAAACACAAGTAGACTCTGCTGTCAACAACGAACCTCGCATGGGAGCATCCCTCCTTCGTCTCCATTTCCATGATTGCTTTGTTCAA GGGTGTGATGCATCAGTACTATTAGATGATACATCAAATTTTACAGGAGAAAAGACAGCAGGTCCAAATGCAAATTCAATAAGAGGTTTTGAAGTGATTGATACCATAAAGTCCCAAGTAGAGAGCTTGTGCCCTGGTGTTGTTTCTTGTGCTGATATTCTTGCCGTTGCTGCTAGAGACTCTGTTGTTGCT CTTGGGGGGCCCAGTTGGACAGTGCAATTGGGAAGAAGAGACTCAACGACAGCAAGTTTAAGCTCTGCTAACTCAGATTTGCCAGGTTTCTCGTTCGATCTAAGTCAACTTATTACTGCTTTCTCCAATAAAGGTTTCACAACCCAAGAAATGGTTGCTTTATCAG gagCTCACACAATTGGGGAAGCAAGATGCGTGACCTTCAGACAAAGAATCTACAACGAGAGTAACATAGATTCCTCGTATGCAACGTCATTGCAAGCGAATTGTCCTAGCGTAGGTGATGATAGCAATTTGTCACCAATTGACACCACAACTCCAACAACCTTTGACAATGCTTACTTCAAGAATTTGCAGAGCCAAAAGGGTCTCTTCCACTCCGATCAACAACTCTTCAATGGAGGATCCACCGACTCTCAAGTTACCTCTTATGGCAGCGACGCGCAAAGCTTTGCCACTGATTTTGCTAACGCAATGCTTAAAATGGGCAACCTTAGCCCTCTTACTGGCACCACTGGCCAGATTAGGACCAACTGCGCAAAAATCAATtga
- the LOC112743808 gene encoding cationic peroxidase 1-like isoform X3 gives MSIHKLVQYFLLLFLFIGTIVSAQLSSDFYSTTCPNVLSTIKTQVDSAVNNEPRMGASLLRLHFHDCFVQGCDASVLLDDTSNFTGEKTAGPNANSIRGFEVIDTIKSQVESLCPGVVSCADILAVAARDSVVALGGPSWTVQLGRRDSTTASLSSANSDLPGAHTIGEARCVTFRQRIYNESNIDSSYATSLQANCPSVGDDSNLSPIDTTTPTTFDNAYFKNLQSQKGLFHSDQQLFNGGSTDSQVTSYGSDAQSFATDFANAMLKMGNLSPLTGTTGQIRTNCAKIN, from the exons ATGTCCATTCACAAACTTGTTCAATACTTTCTCTTATTATTCTTGTTTATAGGGACAATAGTGTCAGCTCAATTGTCCTCTGATTTTTACTCAACAACATGTCCAAATGTTCTTTCCACCATTAAAACACAAGTAGACTCTGCTGTCAACAACGAACCTCGCATGGGAGCATCCCTCCTTCGTCTCCATTTCCATGATTGCTTTGTTCAA GGGTGTGATGCATCAGTACTATTAGATGATACATCAAATTTTACAGGAGAAAAGACAGCAGGTCCAAATGCAAATTCAATAAGAGGTTTTGAAGTGATTGATACCATAAAGTCCCAAGTAGAGAGCTTGTGCCCTGGTGTTGTTTCTTGTGCTGATATTCTTGCCGTTGCTGCTAGAGACTCTGTTGTTGCT CTTGGGGGGCCCAGTTGGACAGTGCAATTGGGAAGAAGAGACTCAACGACAGCAAGTTTAAGCTCTGCTAACTCAGATTTGCCAG gagCTCACACAATTGGGGAAGCAAGATGCGTGACCTTCAGACAAAGAATCTACAACGAGAGTAACATAGATTCCTCGTATGCAACGTCATTGCAAGCGAATTGTCCTAGCGTAGGTGATGATAGCAATTTGTCACCAATTGACACCACAACTCCAACAACCTTTGACAATGCTTACTTCAAGAATTTGCAGAGCCAAAAGGGTCTCTTCCACTCCGATCAACAACTCTTCAATGGAGGATCCACCGACTCTCAAGTTACCTCTTATGGCAGCGACGCGCAAAGCTTTGCCACTGATTTTGCTAACGCAATGCTTAAAATGGGCAACCTTAGCCCTCTTACTGGCACCACTGGCCAGATTAGGACCAACTGCGCAAAAATCAATtga
- the LOC112743808 gene encoding cationic peroxidase 1-like isoform X2, giving the protein MSIHKLVQYFLLLFLFIGTIVSAQLSSDFYSTTCPNVLSTIKTQVDSAVNNEPRMGASLLRLHFHDCFVQGCDASVLLDDTSNFTGEKTAGPNANSIRGFEVIDTIKSQVESLCPGVVSCADILAVAARDSVVALGGPSWTVQLGRRDSTTASLSSANSDLPGFSFDLSQLITAFSNKGAHTIGEARCVTFRQRIYNESNIDSSYATSLQANCPSVGDDSNLSPIDTTTPTTFDNAYFKNLQSQKGLFHSDQQLFNGGSTDSQVTSYGSDAQSFATDFANAMLKMGNLSPLTGTTGQIRTNCAKIN; this is encoded by the exons ATGTCCATTCACAAACTTGTTCAATACTTTCTCTTATTATTCTTGTTTATAGGGACAATAGTGTCAGCTCAATTGTCCTCTGATTTTTACTCAACAACATGTCCAAATGTTCTTTCCACCATTAAAACACAAGTAGACTCTGCTGTCAACAACGAACCTCGCATGGGAGCATCCCTCCTTCGTCTCCATTTCCATGATTGCTTTGTTCAA GGGTGTGATGCATCAGTACTATTAGATGATACATCAAATTTTACAGGAGAAAAGACAGCAGGTCCAAATGCAAATTCAATAAGAGGTTTTGAAGTGATTGATACCATAAAGTCCCAAGTAGAGAGCTTGTGCCCTGGTGTTGTTTCTTGTGCTGATATTCTTGCCGTTGCTGCTAGAGACTCTGTTGTTGCT CTTGGGGGGCCCAGTTGGACAGTGCAATTGGGAAGAAGAGACTCAACGACAGCAAGTTTAAGCTCTGCTAACTCAGATTTGCCAGGTTTCTCGTTCGATCTAAGTCAACTTATTACTGCTTTCTCCAATAAAG gagCTCACACAATTGGGGAAGCAAGATGCGTGACCTTCAGACAAAGAATCTACAACGAGAGTAACATAGATTCCTCGTATGCAACGTCATTGCAAGCGAATTGTCCTAGCGTAGGTGATGATAGCAATTTGTCACCAATTGACACCACAACTCCAACAACCTTTGACAATGCTTACTTCAAGAATTTGCAGAGCCAAAAGGGTCTCTTCCACTCCGATCAACAACTCTTCAATGGAGGATCCACCGACTCTCAAGTTACCTCTTATGGCAGCGACGCGCAAAGCTTTGCCACTGATTTTGCTAACGCAATGCTTAAAATGGGCAACCTTAGCCCTCTTACTGGCACCACTGGCCAGATTAGGACCAACTGCGCAAAAATCAATtga